One segment of Vulpes lagopus strain Blue_001 chromosome 8, ASM1834538v1, whole genome shotgun sequence DNA contains the following:
- the MARCOL gene encoding MARCO-like protein, which produces MFSVTSTQTWKSSVFKPQEGPEPAFILERKNEANHQREQQASNQQGGGNTEGKQVTFSLQGQPEYSNQPGKQGNFNQQERPGVLNQPGSLQENSRDCNQKGNAEASNKQGKPGSSSQQRDPGLSSQKMKPGSSGQPGGSGSSSQGWHPGSSSQQGKPGSSGQQGGSGLSSQQGKPGSSGQQGGSGSSSQQGKPGASGQQGGSGSSSQPGKPGASGQQGGSGSSSQQEKPGSSGQQGGSGSSSQQGKPVSSSQQGGSMSSRQQGRPGWYSQQGKSRSFYNQEERKNVGNPFSASITDIQTDKTSSKNPTGHTKCQSIYKPVCGSDGKTYGNRCVFNEAKRMSNGKLNLNYEGKC; this is translated from the exons ATGTTCTCAG TGACTTCAACCCAGACTTGGAAATCCAGTGTTTTTAAACCACAAGAAGGTCCAGAGCCTgcatttattctagagagaaaaaatgaagctAACCATCAAAGAGAACAGCAGGCATCTAATCAGCAAGGAGGTGGCaacacagaaggaaaacaagTGACATTTAGCCTGCAAGGACAACCAGAGTATTCTAATCAGCcaggaaaacaaggaaattttAATCAGCAAGAAAGGCCAGGAGTTCTCAATCAGCCTGGGAGTCTGCAGGAGAATTCAAGGGACTGTAATCAAAAAGGGAATGCAGAAGCTTCTAATAAACAAGGAAAACCTGGATCATCTAGCCAGCAAAGGGATCCAGGGTTATCTAGTCAGAAAATGAAGCCAGGGTCATCTGGTCAGCCAGGTGGTTCAGGGTCATCTAGCCAGGGTTGGCATCCAGGGTCATCCAGCCAGCAAGGGAAGCCAGGATCATCTGGCCAGCAAGGGGGTTCAGGGTTGTCTAGCCAGCAAGGGAAGCCAGGATCATCTGGCCAGCAAGGGGGTTCAGGGTCATCTAGCCAGCAAGGGAAGCCAGGAGCATCTGGCCAGCAAGGGGGTTCAGGGTCATCTAGCCAGCCAGGGAAGCCAGGAGCATCTGGCCAGCAAGGGGGTTCAGGGTCATCTAGCCAGCAAGAGAAGCCAGGATCATCTGGCCAGCAAGGGGGTTCAGGGTCTTCTAGCCAGCAAGGGAAGCCAGTGTCATCAAGCCAGCAAGGGGGTTCAATGTCATCTAGACAGCAAGGAAGACCAGGATGGTATAGCCAACAAGGGAAATCAAGGTCTTTTtataatcaagaagaaagaaaaaatgtaggcAACCCTTTCAGTGCCAGTATAACGGACATTCAG ACTGACAAAACCAGCAGCAAGAACCCAACTGGACATACAAAATGTCAGTCTATCTACAAGCCAGTCTGTGGTTCTGATGGAAAAACCTATGGGAATCGTTGTGTATTCAATGAAGCCAAAAG GATGAGTAATGGAAAACTGAATCTGAACTATGAAGGGAAATGCTAG